A genomic segment from Saprospiraceae bacterium encodes:
- a CDS encoding carbohydrate ABC transporter permease yields the protein MKKGLTYIFLSLAAITFLYPFYWMIVASLSPESDIGNLLFLPSTFTFDSYLQMFSKIPIGRALFNSVFVAVLTTGGVILFSSMAGYALSMLEFKGRNLIFYIIIFTMTLPFQITLIPNYITMVKLHLVDSYAALVLPFLLNSFAILLFRQAFMSIPKALVEAARIDGCSDFRILFQILFPNIIPTIVIVGILTFMNAWNEVLWPLIVIRDESLMTMPQMVTLFSVGGRAESQLGVKLASAVLLALPIMVAYGFFQKYFIQSMASSGLKE from the coding sequence ATGAAAAAAGGACTAACCTATATCTTTTTGAGCCTGGCGGCGATTACCTTCCTGTATCCCTTTTACTGGATGATTGTCGCGTCCTTATCACCAGAATCCGATATTGGGAACCTACTATTTTTACCTTCTACCTTTACCTTTGACAGCTACCTCCAAATGTTTTCCAAAATACCGATCGGACGTGCCTTGTTCAACAGTGTTTTTGTGGCGGTGCTGACAACGGGCGGGGTGATTCTTTTCAGTTCAATGGCTGGCTACGCCCTCTCGATGTTGGAGTTTAAGGGTAGGAATTTGATTTTTTACATCATCATTTTCACGATGACCCTACCTTTCCAAATCACGCTGATTCCGAATTACATCACCATGGTAAAACTCCATTTGGTGGATTCTTATGCTGCCCTGGTATTGCCGTTTTTGCTCAACTCATTCGCCATTTTGCTTTTCCGCCAGGCTTTTATGTCCATTCCGAAGGCCCTGGTGGAGGCAGCGCGGATCGATGGTTGTTCGGATTTCAGGATACTTTTTCAGATTCTTTTCCCCAATATCATACCGACCATCGTCATTGTAGGTATTTTGACGTTTATGAATGCCTGGAATGAAGTGCTGTGGCCCTTGATTGTGATCCGGGATGAGTCCTTGATGACTATGCCGCAAATGGTCACGCTCTTTTCGGTAGGTGGCAGGGCGGAGAGCCAGCTGGGGGTGAAACTGGCTTCGGCGGTGTTATTGGCTTTACCGATTATGGTGGCTTATGGCTTTTTTCAAAAATATTTTATTCAAAGTATGGCGAGTTCAGGATTAAAAGAATGA
- a CDS encoding glycoside hydrolase family 130 protein: protein MQIKRSEKRIYANAKKVIVNYLNLGIAAVAGRVDRLVARILAIKPLEAEQLYQEVEKAFKHRHLRFEFYLERHFDRIKSAVPNGVELTATQKKLLGAFFTKEYSIRSVALFNPSMVAHPDQTDLMANEKRFIISLRAVGEGHISSIEFQSGVVDSEGNISLAEDIGFASCSVMDEEKIFNAAKLKKKTRILAGFDQTIFDELGETFTKSTYLELSMAVFEKYGKSTRDILDHLLDTNYDVIAAPGSDLSELVVFPIAKQESKGMEDVRFVEFIENGESTYIGTYTAYDGHQISPQLIITQDFLRFKIRTMYGAAVHDKGFALFPEKINGQFVMLGRQGGENITLMFSDDLFIWETHQTLMSPEATWGLVQLGNCGSPIKTEEGWLVITHGVGAMRKYVISAILLDLKDPSIIIKKLPIPLISPNEEEREGYVPNVVYSCGAMLLGNLLVIPYAMSDAASTFGTIDLGEILANMV from the coding sequence ATGCAAATAAAACGCTCAGAAAAACGCATTTACGCAAATGCGAAAAAAGTAATTGTCAATTATTTAAACCTGGGAATCGCGGCTGTTGCCGGGCGGGTGGACAGGTTAGTTGCCAGGATACTTGCTATTAAGCCATTAGAGGCAGAACAGCTGTACCAGGAAGTTGAAAAAGCATTCAAACATCGGCATCTGAGGTTCGAATTTTATTTGGAAAGGCATTTTGATCGCATCAAAAGTGCCGTTCCAAACGGAGTGGAGTTGACCGCAACGCAAAAAAAACTATTAGGGGCCTTTTTTACAAAAGAATATTCGATTCGATCGGTCGCTTTATTCAATCCTTCGATGGTGGCACATCCCGACCAGACTGATTTGATGGCAAATGAAAAGCGTTTCATCATCAGCCTGCGAGCGGTAGGAGAGGGGCATATTTCTTCCATTGAATTTCAGAGTGGGGTAGTGGATTCGGAGGGGAATATTAGCTTGGCAGAAGACATCGGATTTGCTTCCTGTTCGGTGATGGATGAAGAGAAAATATTCAATGCCGCTAAACTTAAAAAGAAGACACGTATCCTTGCTGGCTTTGACCAAACAATTTTTGATGAATTGGGCGAAACCTTCACAAAAAGCACTTATTTAGAATTGTCCATGGCTGTTTTCGAAAAATACGGCAAAAGCACCCGGGACATCCTGGATCACCTCCTGGATACCAACTACGACGTGATTGCCGCCCCAGGTTCCGATCTTTCAGAGCTCGTCGTTTTCCCCATTGCTAAACAGGAGTCAAAAGGCATGGAAGATGTGCGGTTTGTGGAATTTATCGAGAACGGTGAATCTACCTATATTGGTACCTACACGGCCTACGATGGACATCAAATTTCTCCGCAATTGATTATTACCCAAGATTTTTTACGATTCAAAATCAGAACCATGTATGGCGCAGCGGTGCATGACAAAGGTTTTGCGCTTTTTCCTGAAAAAATAAATGGGCAGTTTGTGATGCTTGGACGTCAGGGTGGAGAAAATATCACCCTTATGTTTTCTGACGATTTGTTTATTTGGGAAACGCACCAGACACTAATGAGCCCCGAAGCAACATGGGGCCTGGTCCAGTTGGGCAACTGCGGCTCGCCCATCAAGACGGAGGAGGGATGGCTGGTGATTACACATGGCGTTGGGGCTATGCGCAAATATGTGATCAGCGCTATTCTGCTGGATTTAAAGGACCCTTCCATTATTATAAAAAAATTACCCATCCCCCTTATTTCACCTAATGAAGAAGAGCGCGAGGGCTACGTGCCAAATGTCGTTTATTCTTGCGGGGCGATGTTACTCGGCAATTTACTGGTGATCCCCTATGCCATGTCCGATGCGGCCTCTACCTTCGGCACAATTGACTTGGGAGAGATCTTGGCGAATATGGTTTAA
- the ugpC gene encoding sn-glycerol-3-phosphate ABC transporter ATP-binding protein UgpC, translating into MAEVQLKNIGKTYEGGMQAVKEVSLTIKDKEFIVLVGPSGCGKSTTLRMIAGLEEITTGELLIDGEKVNDMAPNQRHIAMVFQNYALYPHMTAYDNMAFGLKIKRTPKAEIKERVMKAAEILNIEDILYKKPGKMSGGQRQRIAIGRAIVRRPKVFLFDEPLSNLDAKLRGQMRIELAKLHRKLDATIVYVTHDQVEAMTLGDRIVIMNKGEVIQIATPVELFMNPTNRFVAEFIGTPQMNFLSGEVGELNQKLVFKNQNLTFDLSKVKLKALGHYKGKKVDLGIRSEEIYASAANLENYATLSAKIHAVELLGNEKLIYAEYEGNHIIAKFRTSKAALLGSNIDFFINLDKAYFFEKEGGLRIF; encoded by the coding sequence ATGGCTGAAGTTCAACTGAAAAACATAGGAAAGACCTACGAAGGCGGCATGCAGGCGGTAAAAGAGGTTAGTTTAACCATCAAGGATAAAGAATTTATCGTCTTAGTCGGCCCTTCCGGTTGCGGAAAATCAACCACCTTGCGAATGATTGCGGGATTGGAAGAGATAACAACAGGAGAATTGCTGATTGACGGCGAAAAAGTCAATGATATGGCGCCAAATCAACGGCACATCGCTATGGTTTTTCAGAATTACGCCCTCTATCCGCATATGACCGCTTATGACAACATGGCTTTCGGTTTGAAAATCAAAAGAACACCTAAAGCCGAAATAAAAGAACGGGTGATGAAGGCGGCGGAGATTTTGAATATTGAGGACATCCTGTATAAAAAGCCGGGTAAAATGTCGGGTGGACAACGGCAGCGCATTGCCATCGGCAGAGCTATTGTCCGGCGGCCCAAGGTTTTTCTTTTCGATGAACCGCTGAGTAACCTGGATGCTAAACTGCGTGGCCAAATGCGGATAGAGCTCGCCAAATTGCACCGAAAACTGGACGCCACCATTGTTTACGTCACCCATGATCAGGTGGAAGCCATGACCCTGGGCGATCGAATTGTGATCATGAATAAGGGCGAAGTCATTCAAATTGCCACACCCGTAGAACTGTTTATGAATCCCACCAATAGATTTGTCGCGGAATTCATCGGCACCCCCCAAATGAATTTCCTCTCTGGTGAAGTCGGCGAACTAAATCAAAAGTTAGTCTTTAAAAACCAAAACCTGACGTTTGACCTTTCAAAAGTAAAGCTTAAGGCACTTGGACATTATAAAGGCAAAAAAGTTGACTTGGGGATTCGCTCAGAGGAGATTTACGCCTCTGCTGCCAACTTGGAGAACTACGCTACCCTTAGCGCCAAGATCCATGCCGTCGAACTGCTTGGTAACGAAAAATTAATTTATGCAGAGTATGAGGGTAATCATATTATCGCAAAATTCAGAACTTCAAAAGCGGCGCTGCTTGGTTCAAATATTGATTTTTTCATCAACCTGGACAAGGCTTATTTTTTTGAAAAGGAGGGGGGGCTACGGATTTTTTGA
- a CDS encoding sialate O-acetylesterase, which translates to MKQIIGGVILLLISVNVVFAQLSMPSIFTDGMVLQRSKPIHFWGKGMPGNTVEIVFANKVKKNIVKNDSTWSLIFKKQKANSVPQSIQIRSGEDNITLSNILIGDLWLCIGQSNMEWPMAKEKHFKEEIKLAKQSLLRFYNATYAGKGFYNQTFPDSVLQMLQEKDFYKGYWALSDSNSIKQMSAVGYYFGKEIVKNENIPVGLINLSIGGCPIETFISLDVLKQNSQFAPKTSGNWLNNNALPVWIRERGTQNVGNIAVRYSDQLGPNHPFKPSFAYAAGIEPLVQMHIKGAIWYQGESNAQEPERVREYGDLQTLMVDDYRTKWKQPKMPFYWVQLSSIDTANYKSQYWPAFRDEQQKLLAKIKYGGMVVSSDIGAKDNVHPTNKKDIGQRLARWALNDSYKKRMVVSGPLPQKAIYKNGTIVINFNHVGKGLQTLGNESLAGFSLDGKKEVHAAVKGRKVEIISKHKPPYIFYGWQPYSQGNLINTEGLPTSTFKIKVNSKNP; encoded by the coding sequence ATGAAGCAAATCATAGGGGGCGTAATTTTGTTATTGATAAGTGTTAACGTAGTGTTTGCACAACTAAGCATGCCAAGTATTTTCACTGATGGTATGGTACTGCAACGTAGCAAGCCCATACATTTTTGGGGCAAGGGTATGCCAGGCAATACAGTTGAAATAGTGTTTGCCAACAAGGTCAAAAAAAACATTGTAAAAAATGATTCGACTTGGAGTCTCATTTTTAAAAAACAAAAAGCAAATTCAGTTCCACAATCCATCCAAATAAGAAGCGGCGAAGATAACATCACCCTTTCAAATATCTTAATTGGGGATTTGTGGTTATGTATTGGTCAATCAAATATGGAATGGCCTATGGCCAAGGAAAAACATTTTAAAGAAGAAATAAAACTAGCCAAGCAATCACTACTCCGTTTTTACAATGCCACTTATGCTGGGAAAGGGTTTTATAATCAAACTTTCCCTGATTCTGTCTTACAAATGCTTCAAGAAAAAGATTTTTACAAAGGGTATTGGGCGCTAAGTGATAGCAATTCCATCAAACAAATGAGTGCTGTAGGATATTATTTTGGAAAGGAAATTGTAAAAAACGAAAATATTCCTGTAGGTCTAATCAACCTATCCATAGGTGGATGCCCCATTGAAACCTTTATTAGCCTTGATGTACTGAAACAGAATAGCCAATTTGCACCGAAAACAAGTGGAAATTGGCTTAACAATAACGCTTTACCGGTTTGGATTAGGGAAAGAGGGACACAAAATGTGGGAAATATCGCTGTCCGATACTCCGACCAATTAGGCCCCAACCATCCTTTTAAACCTAGTTTTGCTTATGCTGCGGGGATTGAACCCCTTGTGCAAATGCACATAAAAGGGGCTATTTGGTACCAAGGGGAAAGTAACGCACAAGAACCAGAAAGGGTTAGGGAATATGGGGACTTACAAACATTAATGGTCGATGATTATAGAACCAAATGGAAACAGCCCAAAATGCCCTTTTATTGGGTACAGTTATCCTCGATAGATACAGCTAACTATAAATCACAATATTGGCCGGCATTTAGAGATGAACAGCAAAAATTGCTGGCAAAAATAAAATATGGAGGAATGGTCGTCAGCAGCGATATTGGAGCTAAAGACAATGTACACCCTACCAATAAAAAAGATATAGGTCAGCGTTTAGCGAGGTGGGCGTTGAATGATAGTTACAAAAAGAGAATGGTCGTTTCAGGGCCACTCCCTCAAAAAGCGATTTACAAAAATGGAACCATCGTAATCAATTTCAATCATGTAGGCAAAGGCCTGCAAACATTGGGCAATGAAAGCTTAGCTGGCTTCTCCTTAGACGGAAAAAAGGAAGTACATGCGGCGGTCAAGGGAAGAAAAGTGGAAATTATTTCGAAGCATAAGCCCCCATACATTTTTTATGGATGGCAGCCCTATTCACAAGGTAATTTAATTAATACGGAGGGTTTACCCACTTCTACTTTTAAAATTAAAGTGAACTCAAAAAATCCGTAG
- a CDS encoding sodium/solute symporter (Members of the Solute:Sodium Symporter (SSS), TC 2.A.21 as described in tcdb.org, catalyze solute:Na+ symport. Known solutes for members of the family include sugars, amino acids, nucleosides, inositols, vitamins, urea or anions, depending on the system.) — translation MSITKYSSIIWTFDAFGNPLFSRLKMGSWKGEGGSWKGEVGSRKSDCLRQLKSWKIALLSLSAFKIANVKSPVILAIAFLFTLPSFGQELEKLSIIDLPDLPAAQEGMESPGYAGMLGGAQQNVIIAAGGANFPNGLPWEGGEKVWSKNIYILEGNQWRLSLKTLPMPLAYAASVATADGILCIGGENEALTSDKVLLLTYNPATKDVEIAEYPDLPEPLAYTAAVVVADFVYVVGGKNAQNSTNAFYRLSLLEKQAWEKLADFPGLPRAVHGVAVQETSTNKKLFVIGGRNQVAGKKSQPLTNHLSYDLKEGVWQDEGDLIIDGKPRVLMGASVETLGSMHLMVYGGSDEVLFNELENLGLQLGNAQNEAITTALVQKRNDILNHHPGFSKEILAYNTITQKWFVYDTLSTKIPVTTLAFKAGTDFVLVSGEVSPGIRTPKVQQFSIASAVHPFGIINYSVLALYLLMSVLIGVYFARKQQSTADYFTGGGRIPWWASGLSVFGTLLSAITFMAIPAKAFITDWSYFLLNIMAILITPVIAFIFIPFFNKLKIKTAYEYLENRFNYLARAFGSLSFILFQLGRIGIILLLPSLAISIVTGIPVATSILIMGVLCIIYTTFGGIEAVIWTDVMQVVVLLGGSILAFTWIIVHAESSFGEMITYASAHDKFNIANMDFNFTDSTFWVVCIGGLASAMVTQGTDQTIVQRYLTSSNVKDSQKTLYTNAFLTLPATILFFGMGTLLFIFYTESPNALSPALSNNDSIFPWYIVRELPVGVSGLLVAGIFSAAMSSISSSLNSVSTAYCNDFHLHFKPNVSDTALLRIARIATIVTGVLGVLLALWMASSNIKSLWDQFYRYLGLFTGGLGGMFLLGMLTKKANATGTLLGLVVSALLIWYISVYTDINFLMYAFFGVTSCFVFGYVFSLIFRDKQ, via the coding sequence ATGAGTATAACAAAGTATTCCTCAATCATTTGGACTTTTGACGCTTTTGGTAATCCCCTATTTTCCAGGCTAAAAATGGGAAGTTGGAAGGGGGAAGGGGGAAGTTGGAAGGGGGAAGTCGGAAGTCGGAAGTCGGACTGCCTCCGGCAGTTAAAAAGTTGGAAAATTGCGCTCCTGAGCCTTTCCGCCTTCAAAATAGCGAATGTCAAAAGTCCAGTAATCCTGGCAATTGCATTTTTGTTCACCCTGCCATCCTTTGGTCAGGAGCTTGAGAAACTTAGTATCATAGATTTACCCGATTTACCGGCTGCACAGGAAGGCATGGAATCGCCTGGCTACGCGGGAATGTTAGGTGGTGCACAGCAAAATGTCATCATTGCCGCTGGTGGGGCGAATTTCCCCAATGGTTTGCCCTGGGAAGGAGGCGAAAAAGTTTGGAGCAAAAACATTTATATACTTGAAGGAAACCAGTGGCGATTGTCTTTAAAAACCTTGCCGATGCCCCTGGCCTATGCCGCTTCGGTAGCCACAGCAGATGGCATTTTATGCATAGGAGGTGAGAATGAAGCCTTAACAAGTGACAAAGTGTTGCTTTTAACCTATAATCCAGCTACAAAAGATGTTGAAATCGCCGAATACCCGGATTTGCCAGAACCATTGGCCTATACCGCTGCGGTGGTGGTAGCAGATTTTGTTTATGTGGTGGGGGGCAAAAACGCCCAAAACAGCACCAATGCGTTTTACAGGTTAAGCCTGCTAGAAAAACAGGCCTGGGAAAAATTAGCTGATTTTCCCGGCTTGCCCAGAGCTGTCCATGGTGTGGCTGTTCAGGAAACGAGTACGAATAAAAAGCTATTTGTGATTGGTGGGAGAAACCAGGTGGCTGGAAAAAAATCGCAGCCACTGACCAACCATTTGTCCTATGATCTTAAAGAAGGTGTATGGCAAGACGAAGGCGATCTTATCATTGATGGAAAGCCAAGGGTCTTGATGGGTGCTTCCGTTGAAACCCTGGGATCCATGCATTTGATGGTCTACGGAGGATCTGACGAGGTCTTGTTCAACGAATTGGAAAACTTAGGCCTTCAATTGGGGAATGCACAAAACGAGGCCATCACCACGGCACTAGTGCAAAAAAGAAATGATATACTAAACCATCATCCCGGTTTTTCCAAGGAGATACTGGCCTACAATACCATAACCCAAAAATGGTTTGTTTACGACACGCTCTCCACCAAAATACCAGTCACGACGCTCGCTTTTAAAGCTGGGACGGATTTTGTGCTGGTTTCCGGGGAGGTTTCTCCGGGCATACGCACCCCCAAGGTTCAACAATTTTCCATTGCCAGTGCGGTCCACCCCTTTGGGATCATCAATTATAGCGTCCTGGCGCTTTACCTGCTCATGTCCGTGTTGATTGGCGTCTATTTTGCCCGCAAACAACAATCAACAGCAGATTATTTTACCGGAGGAGGCCGCATTCCTTGGTGGGCTTCCGGGCTAAGTGTTTTTGGAACCTTATTGAGTGCCATTACCTTTATGGCCATTCCAGCCAAAGCTTTTATCACGGATTGGTCTTATTTTTTGTTGAACATCATGGCCATCCTGATCACCCCGGTCATCGCCTTTATCTTTATCCCCTTTTTCAATAAACTGAAAATCAAAACAGCCTATGAATATTTGGAAAACCGGTTCAATTATTTGGCACGCGCCTTTGGCAGTCTTTCCTTTATTCTATTTCAGCTAGGAAGAATTGGCATTATTTTATTGCTACCCTCCTTGGCCATTTCTATCGTTACGGGTATACCCGTTGCCACCAGCATCTTAATAATGGGGGTTCTTTGTATCATCTACACCACTTTTGGGGGTATAGAAGCGGTGATATGGACCGATGTCATGCAGGTGGTGGTTCTTTTAGGTGGCAGTATATTGGCTTTTACCTGGATCATCGTCCATGCCGAATCTTCTTTTGGCGAAATGATCACCTATGCCAGCGCACATGACAAGTTTAATATTGCCAATATGGATTTTAATTTTACCGATTCTACCTTTTGGGTCGTCTGTATAGGCGGCCTGGCTTCGGCCATGGTGACCCAGGGCACCGATCAAACCATCGTACAGCGCTACCTGACCAGTTCCAATGTGAAAGACTCACAAAAAACCTTGTACACCAACGCTTTCCTTACCCTCCCTGCGACCATTCTATTTTTTGGTATGGGAACCTTATTGTTTATTTTTTATACAGAAAGCCCAAACGCACTCTCCCCCGCCCTTTCCAATAACGACTCCATTTTCCCTTGGTACATTGTTAGGGAGCTTCCGGTGGGCGTCTCCGGACTGTTGGTGGCCGGTATCTTTTCTGCGGCCATGTCCAGTATTAGCAGTAGTTTAAATTCCGTTTCCACCGCATATTGCAATGATTTTCATTTGCATTTTAAGCCCAATGTCTCAGATACAGCGTTATTGCGGATCGCAAGGATAGCCACCATTGTGACGGGCGTACTGGGAGTGCTATTGGCACTTTGGATGGCAAGTTCTAATATCAAATCCTTATGGGATCAGTTCTACCGCTATTTAGGCCTTTTTACGGGAGGGCTTGGCGGTATGTTCCTCTTGGGCATGCTCACCAAAAAAGCCAACGCTACCGGAACCTTATTGGGCTTGGTTGTAAGCGCCTTGCTCATCTGGTATATTAGTGTTTATACGGATATCAATTTTCTAATGTATGCCTTTTTTGGGGTGACATCATGCTTTGTTTTTGGTTATGTATTTAGTTTGATCTTTAGGGATAAGCAATAG
- a CDS encoding sialidase family protein yields MMKIQTTFILLLLFAFSLNAQDKAPEMAKGLKTYQDLFNKSMNDSVSCYRIPAIVTAPNGDLVAAIDERVPSCGDLKWSNNINIVIRRSNDNGKTWSDIETVVDYPLGKSASDPSMIVDEMTKEIFLFYNYMNLDTEKDIYYLHVVKSADNGKTWGEPTDITSQIAKPEWHNDFKFITSGRGIQTKSGKLLHCMVNLNSGMHLFGSDDHGKTWYFIDTPIAPADESKVIELADGTWMVNARVNDKKGVRYVHTSSDEGKTWTSKAETQLTDPGCNASIIRYTAVKDGYKKNRLLFSNAKSEKGRTNMTVRISYDEGKTWSAGKTIYTGASAYSSLTVLKNGDIGLFFEKDDYTENVFTSFSLKWLTDKKDRYKKPKQSK; encoded by the coding sequence ATGATGAAAATACAAACCACTTTTATCCTACTGCTCCTTTTTGCTTTTTCCTTAAATGCACAAGACAAAGCACCGGAAATGGCAAAAGGGTTAAAAACATACCAGGATCTGTTCAACAAGTCGATGAATGATTCGGTATCCTGTTACCGCATTCCAGCCATTGTAACCGCACCAAACGGGGATTTGGTAGCAGCCATTGACGAACGCGTGCCTTCTTGTGGCGATTTGAAATGGAGCAACAACATTAACATCGTCATTCGGCGAAGCAATGACAATGGCAAAACCTGGTCCGACATAGAGACCGTTGTGGATTACCCCTTAGGAAAATCGGCTTCCGACCCCTCCATGATCGTTGACGAAATGACCAAGGAAATTTTCCTGTTCTATAACTACATGAACCTGGATACCGAAAAGGATATCTATTATTTACATGTTGTTAAAAGTGCTGACAATGGCAAAACCTGGGGCGAACCAACTGATATTACTTCACAAATAGCCAAACCTGAATGGCACAATGATTTCAAATTCATAACCTCCGGACGTGGCATTCAAACGAAAAGTGGCAAACTTCTGCATTGTATGGTGAATTTGAATAGTGGCATGCATTTATTTGGTAGTGATGACCATGGAAAAACCTGGTATTTCATTGATACCCCAATTGCGCCTGCCGATGAATCCAAAGTCATCGAATTAGCCGATGGGACCTGGATGGTCAATGCCAGGGTGAATGACAAAAAAGGGGTTCGGTATGTACACACCTCTTCGGATGAAGGTAAAACCTGGACGAGCAAAGCAGAAACACAATTAACTGACCCAGGCTGCAATGCCAGCATTATCCGATATACCGCTGTAAAAGACGGGTATAAAAAAAACCGACTGTTGTTTTCTAATGCCAAATCCGAAAAAGGCCGCACAAACATGACCGTTCGAATTAGTTACGATGAGGGAAAAACCTGGTCTGCGGGTAAAACAATTTATACAGGTGCTTCGGCCTATTCATCGCTAACGGTATTAAAAAATGGAGATATTGGTTTATTCTTTGAAAAAGATGACTATACCGAAAATGTTTTTACTAGTTTTTCCTTAAAATGGCTTACTGATAAAAAAGACCGCTACAAAAAGCCAAAGCAAAGCAAATGA
- a CDS encoding AGE family epimerase/isomerase codes for MMKYSALYKTALRENIIPFWENHSIDQEYGGYFSCLDAEGKVFDTDKFIWLQGRQAWTFSMLYNKVEKNENWLSIAKTGIDFLRNHGMDKHGAFYFSTTREGKPLVKPYNIFSDCFAAMAFSQYAVATGDEAVKALARQTYFNILKRKDNTKGIYEKNTAERPLKGFSLPMILSNLVLELEDILPSEEVEKTIDFSVKEVMEVFLDKESGLIFENVLPDGSHHDSFNGRLLNPGHGIEAMWFMIDIGARRNDAQLIRQATQVIINILDYSWDQEYGGIFYFMDAKGYPPQQLEWDQKLWWVHLEALVALAKAYEHTKDEKVMAWYHKVHEYAWSHFSDPNHGEWFGYLNRQGKVLLNLKGGKWKGCFHVPRAMYQCWKSFEKIEAGQH; via the coding sequence ATGATGAAATATTCAGCATTATATAAAACCGCCCTGCGCGAAAATATCATCCCTTTTTGGGAAAACCACTCTATTGACCAAGAATATGGTGGGTATTTTAGTTGCTTAGACGCGGAGGGTAAGGTATTTGATACCGATAAATTCATCTGGCTACAAGGCCGACAAGCATGGACTTTTTCGATGCTTTATAATAAGGTGGAGAAAAATGAAAATTGGCTTTCCATTGCTAAAACGGGCATCGATTTTCTTCGAAACCATGGGATGGATAAACATGGAGCCTTTTATTTCTCAACGACCAGAGAAGGAAAACCCCTCGTCAAGCCGTACAACATTTTCTCTGATTGTTTTGCAGCCATGGCCTTTAGCCAATATGCTGTAGCCACAGGCGATGAAGCAGTAAAAGCATTGGCTAGACAGACCTATTTTAATATCCTGAAAAGAAAAGATAACACCAAAGGGATTTACGAAAAAAATACGGCAGAAAGGCCCTTAAAAGGCTTTTCACTCCCCATGATTCTTTCCAATCTAGTGCTAGAATTGGAAGATATCCTTCCTTCGGAAGAAGTGGAAAAAACCATTGATTTCAGCGTTAAGGAAGTCATGGAAGTTTTTTTGGACAAGGAATCCGGGTTGATTTTTGAAAATGTTTTACCCGATGGCAGCCACCATGACAGCTTTAACGGACGGCTTTTAAATCCCGGACATGGGATTGAAGCCATGTGGTTTATGATCGATATTGGCGCCAGGCGAAATGACGCGCAATTGATTAGGCAAGCGACGCAGGTTATCATCAATATTTTGGACTACAGTTGGGACCAGGAATACGGCGGTATTTTCTATTTTATGGATGCCAAAGGATATCCCCCACAACAATTGGAATGGGATCAAAAACTTTGGTGGGTTCATTTGGAAGCATTGGTTGCACTGGCTAAGGCCTATGAGCACACTAAGGACGAAAAGGTTATGGCCTGGTATCACAAAGTACATGAATATGCCTGGTCCCATTTTTCAGATCCCAACCACGGCGAGTGGTTTGGCTACCTGAACAGGCAGGGAAAGGTATTGCTTAACTTAAAAGGCGGAAAATGGAAAGGATGTTTTCATGTTCCCAGAGCAATGTACCAATGTTGGAAATCTTTTGAAAAAATCGAGGCAGGTCAACATTGA
- a CDS encoding FCD domain-containing protein, whose protein sequence is MAKLTKLEPLSNLSLVDKVEIRLTAYFKENNLKIGDSIPKELEFAEALGVSRTVIREAILRLRTIGMIESKKHRGMVLSQPDIIQNFEKVLESNLLGDETLKDIFELRLILEMGMADLLFARKTEKDIAELSQIVSHEDENGRDGAIFSLEYEVAFHGKLYQISNNSTLQRFQDLLLPVFQYVHDHMLPDANKFQYSSGKFISHKDLLDHLIDGTPESFRVAMRQHLEPHFDRVLTNF, encoded by the coding sequence ATGGCAAAACTTACCAAGTTAGAACCGCTTTCAAACCTGTCTTTAGTTGATAAAGTCGAAATCCGTTTAACAGCATATTTTAAAGAGAATAACCTGAAAATAGGGGATTCCATACCTAAAGAATTGGAGTTTGCAGAGGCCTTAGGTGTAAGCAGAACCGTTATCAGAGAAGCTATTTTAAGATTGCGGACCATTGGGATGATTGAGTCGAAAAAACATCGGGGAATGGTGTTGAGCCAGCCTGATATTATTCAAAATTTTGAAAAAGTGCTCGAATCTAATTTATTAGGGGACGAAACACTTAAAGATATTTTCGAATTGCGTTTAATCCTTGAAATGGGGATGGCAGACTTATTGTTTGCCAGGAAAACGGAAAAAGATATAGCGGAATTATCCCAGATAGTTTCTCATGAAGATGAAAACGGCCGAGATGGCGCTATATTTAGTTTGGAGTATGAAGTGGCCTTTCACGGAAAGTTGTATCAAATATCAAACAATAGCACCTTACAGCGATTTCAGGATCTTTTGTTGCCCGTTTTTCAATATGTGCATGATCACATGTTGCCAGATGCGAACAAATTCCAGTATTCTTCCGGTAAATTTATTTCGCACAAAGATTTGTTGGATCATTTAATTGACGGCACACCGGAGTCCTTCAGGGTGGCTATGAGACAACATTTAGAACCGCATTTTGATAGGGTTCTGACCAACTTTTAG